A single Ghiorsea bivora DNA region contains:
- a CDS encoding type II restriction endonuclease, which translates to MSFLLRIKRVSLKMKKLTEWLNLKSDDELFEYFQNTLKLKGITQWDYYVNWDKVYRGVLPYEKELNLLNVLIGKDDIFTELTSLILEYPKVVNAIPLLLAIRFKTKKAQEFNILIDPVNYQYDNFDLSIKEPNQEEAQSIATFFINSGLGKLVQDKKVKNLVDFATGVEVGLDSNGRKNRSGHQMENLVERYIQEACTELSLPYLKEANAKTIKDAWDIDIAIDEEILKSSRRMDFVVNKQGKLFFFEVNFYNGGGSKLKSTATEYIKMNEHWNNQGIEFVWVTDGAGWVKTLQPLREYFDTAKYLLNLEMLRNEIILKVLRD; encoded by the coding sequence ATGAGCTTCTTATTACGAATCAAGCGAGTGTCGCTTAAGATGAAGAAGTTAACGGAGTGGCTAAATCTTAAATCAGATGATGAACTCTTTGAATACTTTCAAAACACTTTAAAGCTTAAAGGCATCACCCAATGGGATTATTATGTGAATTGGGACAAAGTTTACCGTGGGGTTCTCCCATATGAAAAAGAGTTGAACTTATTGAATGTATTGATTGGCAAAGATGATATTTTCACTGAACTCACAAGCTTAATTTTAGAATACCCTAAAGTTGTTAACGCAATCCCTCTCTTGCTAGCCATTCGTTTTAAAACAAAAAAAGCGCAAGAGTTTAACATTTTAATTGACCCCGTGAATTACCAATATGATAACTTTGACCTCTCTATTAAAGAACCAAACCAAGAAGAAGCGCAAAGTATTGCAACTTTCTTTATAAATTCAGGCTTAGGCAAGCTTGTCCAAGACAAAAAAGTGAAAAACCTTGTTGATTTTGCAACAGGTGTGGAAGTAGGGCTAGACAGCAATGGTCGTAAAAATAGAAGCGGGCACCAAATGGAAAATTTGGTGGAACGATATATTCAAGAAGCCTGCACTGAGCTGAGTCTTCCTTACCTCAAAGAAGCAAATGCAAAAACCATCAAAGATGCTTGGGATATTGATATAGCCATAGATGAAGAAATACTGAAATCCTCAAGAAGAATGGACTTCGTTGTAAATAAACAAGGTAAGTTGTTCTTCTTTGAAGTGAACTTCTATAATGGTGGTGGTTCTAAGCTTAAATCAACAGCTACAGAATACATAAAAATGAATGAGCATTGGAACAACCAAGGTATTGAATTTGTTTGGGTTACAGATGGTGCTGGCTGGGTTAAAACATTGCAGCCACTTCGCGAATATTTTGATACGGCTAAGTACTTATTAAACTTGGAAATGCTAAGAAATGAAATTATCCTTAAAGTTTTGAGGGACTAA
- a CDS encoding ParB/RepB/Spo0J family partition protein — protein MSYKAELKNIPIKSLDRNPENPRIFFRQEELEQLLVSIKKIGLQVPISVYRDDDNKFIIIDGERRWRTFLKLNYPSIPAIIQEKPSELENLLLMFNIHGLREQWDIFTIANKIERVIDLIRTKKGSEPLEREISAETGMTSGVIRRCKLIIALPMRFKNLIKEELQKPKKDQLYSEDFFLEMEQSLRSVTKRFPQILSEDNIDKVRDILIEKYIRKDIKSVTDFRKLTKIATAIDGEAYSPELIEKELNTIFTDNSVGIIEVYNETVQSHYEDRLISNNINLFFAKLDALSAEQIQDPLLKDALLKIRNRINDLLQ, from the coding sequence ATGTCATATAAAGCAGAGCTAAAAAATATTCCAATTAAATCCTTGGATAGAAATCCTGAAAACCCAAGAATATTTTTTAGACAAGAAGAGTTGGAGCAGCTATTAGTCTCAATAAAAAAAATAGGGTTACAGGTTCCGATTTCAGTTTATCGTGATGATGATAATAAATTCATTATTATTGATGGTGAAAGACGCTGGAGAACCTTCTTAAAGTTAAACTACCCTTCCATTCCCGCTATTATACAAGAAAAGCCTTCTGAATTAGAAAACTTATTACTCATGTTTAATATTCATGGGCTCAGAGAACAATGGGATATTTTTACTATTGCCAATAAGATTGAGCGTGTAATTGATCTAATAAGAACCAAGAAAGGTTCGGAACCTCTTGAACGAGAAATAAGTGCTGAAACAGGAATGACCTCTGGAGTTATCCGACGTTGTAAACTAATTATTGCATTACCAATGAGGTTTAAGAATCTAATCAAGGAAGAGTTGCAAAAACCAAAAAAAGACCAGCTTTACTCTGAAGATTTCTTCCTTGAGATGGAGCAGTCATTAAGAAGTGTTACGAAAAGGTTCCCTCAAATATTATCAGAAGATAATATTGATAAAGTCCGAGATATTTTGATTGAAAAGTACATACGGAAAGATATTAAAAGTGTTACTGACTTCAGAAAATTGACCAAGATTGCAACTGCCATTGATGGCGAAGCTTATAGCCCTGAATTAATAGAAAAGGAATTGAACACAATATTTACTGATAATAGTGTTGGTATTATTGAAGTTTACAATGAGACCGTTCAATCTCACTATGAAGACAGGCTTATTTCAAATAATATAAACTTGTTCTTTGCGAAACTTGATGCCTTGTCAGCAGAACAAATTCAAGACCCTCTACTGAAAGATGCTCTTCTTAAAATCCGAAATCGTATTAATGACCTTTTACAATAA
- a CDS encoding DNA-methyltransferase — protein MIRSYFKSNDHAFTILKNDSLKILPKFKFEFDMIFADPPYFLSNDGLTIKNGKIVSVNKGKWDKSLGAKEMNKFNRRWLKLARNKLKDNGTIWISGTAHNIFNIGQLLTELDFKVLNIITWEKTNPPPNFSCRYFTHSTEFVIWARKHEKVPHYYNYKLMKELNDGKQMKDVWRLPAIAKWEKSCGKHPTQKPLSLLTRIILASTQKGAWILDPFAGSSTTGIAANLLGRRYLGIDQEEAFLEISKARKLEIENPAIADLYRSKIRGFIDKRQLSEFVANEPESEYLVQSLDKIIK, from the coding sequence GTGATTCGTTCGTATTTTAAATCTAATGACCATGCTTTTACTATACTAAAGAATGACTCTTTAAAAATTCTTCCAAAATTCAAGTTTGAATTTGATATGATTTTTGCAGATCCACCTTATTTTTTATCTAATGATGGTTTAACAATAAAGAATGGAAAAATAGTTAGTGTAAACAAAGGAAAATGGGACAAATCGTTAGGTGCGAAAGAAATGAACAAGTTTAACCGAAGATGGTTAAAACTTGCTCGAAATAAATTAAAAGATAATGGCACTATTTGGATTAGCGGCACAGCACATAATATTTTCAACATTGGGCAACTATTAACCGAACTAGATTTCAAGGTTTTAAACATCATTACATGGGAAAAGACCAACCCACCACCAAACTTCTCATGTAGGTATTTCACGCATTCCACAGAATTTGTTATCTGGGCAAGGAAGCATGAAAAAGTGCCTCACTATTATAATTATAAGCTGATGAAAGAACTAAATGATGGCAAACAAATGAAAGATGTATGGCGCTTGCCTGCTATTGCAAAATGGGAAAAGTCTTGTGGCAAACACCCCACGCAAAAACCATTGTCATTACTCACAAGAATCATTCTTGCATCCACGCAAAAAGGTGCTTGGATTTTAGATCCTTTTGCAGGCAGCAGTACAACTGGTATCGCTGCAAACCTGCTTGGGCGTAGGTATTTGGGTATTGACCAAGAAGAAGCGTTTTTAGAAATAAGTAAGGCTAGAAAACTTGAAATTGAGAACCCTGCTATTGCTGATTTATACCGTTCAAAAATTAGAGGGTTTATCGACAAGCGGCAGCTTTCAGAGTTTGTTGCAAATGAACCTGAAAGTGAATATTTAGTTCAGTCTCTTGATAAAATCATCAAGTAA
- a CDS encoding phenylpyruvate tautomerase MIF-related protein has protein sequence MPVLSIQTNMKVANKETFLTSALALVANELSKPESYVMIHISDAQAMSFAGTSEPLAYVELKSLGLTSGQTASLSKHICNFLSETLSIDASRIYIEFSAPERVMFGWNGGTF, from the coding sequence ATGCCTGTTTTAAGTATTCAAACCAATATGAAAGTTGCAAATAAAGAAACATTTCTAACATCTGCATTGGCTTTGGTGGCGAATGAATTAAGCAAACCCGAAAGTTATGTTATGATTCATATCTCGGATGCGCAAGCCATGAGTTTTGCAGGTACAAGCGAACCATTGGCGTATGTTGAGCTTAAAAGCTTGGGTTTAACCAGTGGTCAAACGGCAAGTTTATCCAAGCATATCTGCAATTTCTTGAGCGAAACACTATCCATTGATGCATCGCGCATTTACATCGAATTTTCAGCACCTGAGCGGGTTATGTTCGGCTGGAACGGCGGTACTTTTTAG
- the folD gene encoding bifunctional methylenetetrahydrofolate dehydrogenase/methenyltetrahydrofolate cyclohydrolase FolD, with translation MAQIIDGKALAAKLKVDMQMDVTTLAQKHGRSPGLAVILVGDDPASHVYVKNKEIACEEVGIASISHKLPASTTQEHLLGLIAELNNDPKVDGILVQLPLPEHIHADKVLNTIHADKDVDGFHPFNVGCLAVRQPALRSCTPYGCIKLIETTGISFHGKEAVVVGASNIVGRPMALELLLAGATVTVCHRFTENLQSHIERADIVVAAAGKQGLIQGEWIKKGAIVIDVGIHRLEDGSLTGDVDFEAASKHAGWITPVPGGVGPMTITMLLSNTISAFKNHVGLV, from the coding sequence ATGGCACAAATTATTGATGGTAAAGCTTTAGCTGCAAAACTAAAAGTGGATATGCAAATGGATGTGACCACTTTGGCACAAAAACATGGTCGCTCACCTGGTTTGGCAGTGATTCTTGTTGGGGATGACCCTGCATCACATGTGTATGTGAAAAACAAAGAAATTGCTTGTGAAGAAGTAGGTATTGCCTCCATTTCACATAAATTGCCTGCTTCAACCACGCAAGAACATCTTTTGGGGTTGATTGCTGAGCTAAATAACGACCCTAAAGTGGATGGTATTTTGGTTCAATTGCCGCTTCCTGAACATATTCATGCTGATAAAGTATTGAATACCATTCACGCAGATAAAGATGTAGATGGTTTTCATCCTTTTAATGTGGGTTGTTTGGCTGTGCGTCAGCCTGCGCTTCGTTCATGTACACCATATGGTTGCATCAAACTTATTGAGACCACAGGCATATCCTTTCATGGCAAAGAAGCCGTGGTGGTAGGGGCATCCAACATCGTGGGTCGCCCTATGGCTTTGGAATTGTTGCTTGCAGGGGCAACGGTTACAGTATGTCATCGGTTTACCGAAAACCTTCAATCGCATATTGAACGTGCAGATATTGTGGTTGCCGCAGCGGGTAAACAAGGTTTAATCCAAGGTGAATGGATTAAGAAAGGTGCGATTGTGATTGATGTGGGAATCCATAGGTTGGAAGACGGCTCACTTACAGGAGATGTAGATTTTGAAGCTGCATCCAAACATGCAGGTTGGATTACGCCCGTACCGGGTGGTGTTGGTCCTATGACGATTACAATGTTGTTATCCAATACGATTTCAGCATTTAAAAATCATGTAGGGCTTGTTTAA
- the ilvN gene encoding acetolactate synthase small subunit, with the protein MRHTITILVENEFGVLTRIAGLFSARGYNIETLNVAPTLDETVSRLTLVTRGDERIIEQIKKQLNKLIPVIKVEDISHMVHLERGLLMLKVIDVKGLRKAAETSGAKIIDHEADSYFIAEFTGSPEEVDTFLVSIDAEYIIEASRTGPVGMRRGSKGFVV; encoded by the coding sequence ATGAGACATACAATTACAATTTTAGTTGAAAATGAGTTTGGTGTGCTTACGCGTATTGCAGGTTTGTTTTCAGCCCGTGGTTACAATATCGAAACCTTAAATGTTGCGCCAACCTTGGATGAAACAGTGAGTCGCTTAACTTTGGTGACACGTGGCGATGAAAGAATCATCGAGCAGATCAAGAAACAGCTCAACAAATTGATTCCTGTGATCAAAGTGGAAGACATTTCACATATGGTGCACCTTGAGCGCGGCTTGTTGATGTTGAAGGTGATTGATGTAAAGGGTTTACGTAAAGCTGCTGAAACTTCAGGTGCTAAAATTATTGACCATGAAGCAGACAGTTATTTTATTGCTGAGTTTACGGGTTCACCTGAAGAAGTGGATACTTTTTTGGTGAGTATTGATGCAGAATATATTATTGAAGCTTCGCGTACAGGCCCAGTGGGTATGCGCCGTGGTAGCAAGGGGTTTGTGGTTTAA
- the ilvB gene encoding biosynthetic-type acetolactate synthase large subunit, producing the protein MQMTGAEIFVECLKREGVEVIFGYPGGAVLPIYDAIFQQSHFKHILVRHEQAALHAANGYARVSGKCGVSLVTSGPGATNAITGLADSNADSIPNVCFTGQVPLPMIGTDAFQEADIIGITRSATKHNFLVKNVEDLALTIRQAFHIATTGRPGSVVVDIPKDLGFAKCDFVWPEKVNMRSYQPRTSGHAGQIKKAIKAMLEAKRPMLYSGGGIMNAQGSAALLKTLAHQLNAPVTNTLMGLGGIPFDDKHFVGMLGMHGTYEANMAVSHCDLLVSIGARFDDRVTGRLDAFAPDAKIIHIDVDPTSISKNVDADLPIVGDVGIVLQQLLDELSHQGGVPDLEALKLWWQQIDEWRAKDSLGFEQSEEGPIKPQTVIHKVHDITKGNAIVTTDVGQHQMWAAQHYGFKEPHKFLTSGGLGTMGYGLPAAVGAAMAAPNEPIVVFTGDASIQMCIQELATAYQYRQKIVVVLLNNAYMGMVRQWQEMFHESRFSHSYFDSLPDFAKLAEAYGGVGIKVDTLDELDKALEVAFGSQESFVFIDIAVAKEENVFPMVPAGAALNEMVLA; encoded by the coding sequence ATGCAAATGACTGGCGCTGAAATTTTTGTAGAATGTTTGAAACGCGAGGGCGTGGAAGTCATTTTTGGCTATCCTGGTGGCGCGGTGTTGCCAATTTACGATGCTATTTTCCAACAAAGCCATTTTAAACATATTCTTGTGCGTCATGAGCAAGCAGCACTTCATGCAGCCAATGGTTATGCGCGTGTATCGGGCAAATGTGGTGTTTCTTTGGTCACATCAGGACCAGGCGCAACCAATGCCATCACAGGGCTTGCTGATTCCAATGCTGACTCGATTCCCAATGTTTGTTTCACAGGGCAAGTACCGCTGCCCATGATTGGTACGGATGCATTCCAAGAAGCAGATATTATTGGTATTACGCGCTCGGCTACCAAACACAATTTTTTGGTGAAAAATGTTGAGGATTTGGCATTAACCATTCGCCAAGCTTTCCACATTGCAACCACAGGTCGCCCCGGTTCGGTGGTGGTTGATATTCCTAAAGACTTGGGTTTCGCGAAGTGTGATTTTGTATGGCCGGAAAAAGTGAATATGCGTTCGTATCAACCGCGTACATCAGGGCATGCGGGGCAAATTAAGAAAGCCATTAAAGCCATGCTTGAGGCCAAACGTCCTATGCTTTATTCAGGTGGCGGCATCATGAATGCGCAAGGTTCTGCAGCCTTGTTGAAAACCTTAGCACATCAGTTGAATGCACCTGTGACCAATACCTTGATGGGTTTGGGTGGTATTCCGTTTGATGATAAACATTTCGTGGGTATGTTGGGTATGCATGGTACATATGAAGCCAATATGGCGGTATCGCATTGCGACTTATTGGTGTCCATTGGTGCACGTTTTGATGACCGGGTTACAGGTCGTTTGGATGCTTTTGCACCCGATGCCAAGATTATTCATATCGATGTTGACCCAACATCCATTTCTAAAAATGTAGATGCGGATTTACCTATTGTGGGTGATGTGGGTATTGTATTGCAGCAGCTTCTTGATGAGTTAAGTCATCAAGGTGGTGTGCCTGATTTGGAAGCATTGAAATTGTGGTGGCAACAAATTGATGAGTGGCGGGCTAAGGATTCATTAGGTTTTGAACAAAGTGAAGAAGGACCGATTAAACCACAAACCGTGATTCATAAAGTGCATGATATTACCAAGGGTAATGCCATTGTGACCACGGATGTGGGGCAACATCAAATGTGGGCTGCGCAGCACTATGGCTTTAAAGAGCCGCATAAGTTCTTAACTTCAGGTGGGTTGGGTACGATGGGTTATGGTTTGCCCGCAGCGGTCGGTGCAGCCATGGCTGCACCGAATGAACCGATTGTGGTGTTTACAGGTGATGCCTCGATTCAAATGTGTATCCAAGAGCTAGCAACGGCTTATCAGTATCGCCAAAAAATTGTGGTGGTGTTATTAAACAACGCCTACATGGGCATGGTGCGTCAGTGGCAAGAAATGTTCCATGAATCACGTTTTTCACATTCTTATTTTGATTCATTGCCTGATTTTGCCAAATTGGCAGAAGCTTATGGTGGTGTGGGCATCAAAGTGGATACATTGGATGAACTGGACAAAGCCTTGGAAGTGGCATTTGGTAGTCAAGAAAGCTTTGTGTTTATTGATATTGCCGTGGCAAAAGAAGAAAATGTATTCCCAATGGTGCCTGCAGGGGCTGCATTGAATGAGATGGTGTTGGCATGA
- a CDS encoding anhydro-N-acetylmuramic acid kinase, translating to MAKIGQQTVYYVGLMSGTSLDGIDAAVVSMAGDDVELVAFVTCTLEDKLKEPILRLNQPGFDEIDAMAMLDRALGFAFADAALQAIEKAGLEPKQIVAIGSHGQTLRHRPQGIDNSLPFTLQIGDAATIAEKTGITVVSDFRKRDIAACGQGAPLVPFVHQRLFAQANKNIAVLNIGGIANITYLGANGLVLGFDTGPGNMLMDALMQTMTDARFCYDKGGELAASGDIYQPLLEDLLQHVFFKKIPPRSTGREDFGEDVVQQIMAVDMPDADKMATACAFTVQSIVASLQHLPEQPDAWYICGGGAFNKHLMQQLREELAPAQVQTTTDIGLPVEAVEAVAFAVLAERTLAGEVNTLSAVTGALHDVSGGQVILGKNAKVVVNT from the coding sequence ATGGCAAAAATTGGGCAACAAACAGTGTATTATGTGGGGTTGATGTCAGGCACATCATTGGATGGTATTGATGCAGCGGTGGTCAGTATGGCTGGTGATGATGTTGAGCTTGTGGCTTTTGTAACGTGTACGCTTGAAGACAAGCTCAAAGAACCCATTTTGCGCTTAAATCAGCCAGGGTTTGATGAAATTGATGCCATGGCCATGCTGGATAGAGCGTTGGGTTTTGCTTTTGCTGATGCGGCTTTACAGGCGATTGAAAAAGCAGGTTTAGAACCCAAACAAATTGTTGCCATTGGTTCGCATGGGCAAACACTACGTCATCGACCGCAAGGTATAGACAACAGTTTACCATTTACGCTGCAAATCGGTGACGCAGCAACCATTGCTGAAAAAACAGGTATTACAGTGGTATCTGATTTTAGAAAACGAGATATTGCAGCTTGCGGTCAAGGTGCGCCGTTGGTGCCTTTTGTGCATCAGCGATTGTTTGCCCAAGCCAATAAAAATATTGCGGTGCTCAATATCGGCGGCATTGCCAACATCACCTATTTAGGCGCGAATGGATTGGTTCTAGGTTTTGATACAGGTCCAGGTAATATGTTGATGGATGCTTTAATGCAAACCATGACAGACGCACGCTTTTGTTATGATAAAGGGGGTGAATTGGCAGCCTCTGGTGATATTTATCAACCTTTGTTGGAGGATTTACTTCAACACGTTTTCTTTAAAAAAATACCACCGCGTTCTACAGGTCGGGAAGATTTTGGTGAAGATGTTGTGCAGCAAATTATGGCTGTGGATATGCCTGATGCCGACAAAATGGCAACGGCATGTGCATTCACTGTACAAAGTATTGTGGCAAGCTTACAGCACCTTCCAGAGCAGCCTGATGCTTGGTATATCTGTGGCGGTGGCGCGTTTAACAAACATCTTATGCAGCAGCTTAGGGAAGAACTTGCACCTGCCCAAGTGCAAACCACCACGGATATTGGGCTGCCAGTAGAAGCGGTAGAAGCCGTGGCTTTTGCGGTGCTTGCAGAGCGTACGCTGGCGGGTGAAGTGAATACTTTATCGGCAGTGACAGGTGCGTTACATGATGTCAGTGGTGGGCAGGTTATTTTAGGCAAGAATGCAAAAGTTGTGGTAAATACTTAA
- a CDS encoding SRPBCC family protein has translation MAAVNIWLLSLSLLLVSTAYATGIILSEKEAKQLGTGALIIHATSVKDSYVKEIHAFLLIQAPAEKVFSLITDYAHLPSFMPNLARTEVLNKDDTGAVVNYYLDLPFGVHKQYRLKLDYDKQPNSWRMAWHQLDWQGLEPEHTIADTRGYWYLQVMDTQTTQLHYYTKTDPGHVPFGLGWFVDYLTEKTVVKLLENTKAKAEEK, from the coding sequence TTGGCTGCGGTAAACATTTGGCTTTTGAGTCTTTCTTTGTTGTTGGTATCCACTGCATATGCCACAGGTATCATACTTAGCGAAAAAGAGGCTAAACAATTGGGCACGGGTGCGTTAATTATCCATGCTACATCCGTGAAAGATAGCTATGTTAAGGAAATTCATGCTTTTTTGCTTATTCAAGCGCCTGCAGAGAAGGTTTTTTCACTGATTACCGATTATGCGCATTTGCCTTCTTTTATGCCCAATCTTGCGCGTACAGAAGTGTTAAACAAAGATGATACTGGGGCTGTGGTGAACTATTATTTGGATTTACCTTTTGGTGTGCATAAACAATACCGTTTAAAATTGGATTATGATAAACAACCGAATAGCTGGCGTATGGCTTGGCATCAACTGGATTGGCAAGGTTTGGAGCCTGAACATACGATTGCTGACACTAGGGGTTATTGGTATTTGCAAGTGATGGATACGCAAACAACGCAGTTGCATTATTATACTAAGACTGACCCAGGGCATGTGCCATTTGGTTTGGGGTGGTTTGTGGATTATTTAACAGAAAAAACTGTGGTGAAATTATTAGAAAATACCAAAGCCAAGGCGGAAGAAAAATAA
- a CDS encoding TlpA family protein disulfide reductase, whose translation MKYIWIILMMLLVAPVAAQSVEYQWRNVQGETVQLDSYKGKPVILHFWASWCPPCRSEMPEMNNWVQQHPDVKVVMISLDADQAGAAAFYAQKNIQQPLNMGNQRDTMALGVRGLPTTLVIDADGNIKERHMGDLNWADERVSLMVLDWLR comes from the coding sequence ATGAAATATATTTGGATCATTTTGATGATGTTGTTGGTTGCACCTGTGGCAGCGCAAAGTGTTGAATACCAATGGCGCAATGTACAAGGTGAAACTGTGCAGCTGGATAGTTATAAAGGTAAACCCGTGATACTTCATTTTTGGGCAAGTTGGTGTCCACCATGTCGCTCCGAGATGCCCGAGATGAACAACTGGGTACAGCAACATCCTGATGTAAAAGTTGTCATGATTTCTTTGGATGCTGACCAAGCAGGTGCAGCAGCATTTTATGCGCAGAAAAACATTCAGCAGCCACTTAATATGGGAAATCAACGTGATACCATGGCGCTGGGGGTGCGTGGTTTACCGACAACCCTAGTCATTGATGCCGATGGAAATATTAAGGAACGACATATGGGTGATTTGAATTGGGCTGATGAGCGTGTGAGTTTGATGGTGCTTGATTGGCTGCGGTAA
- a CDS encoding lysophospholipid acyltransferase family protein: MKYIQAILFYFLYIIATVSIATACILARVFGRDVAWKVGYLWSMVGNFLLKLIYGIKVVIEGKENIPDEPCVIVANHQSTWETATLPVVLPPFAWILKKELMYIPFFGWALYALDAIPIVRSNTRDALRQVNEKGTAQLKSGRCVVIFPEGTRRPVGQPGTYKPGAVVLAKKAGVAILPIAHNAGACWPKDSWFKHKGTITLRVLPPISAEDVQEKKRNDILAECETRIVSACKEIGG, translated from the coding sequence ATGAAATATATTCAAGCTATCCTGTTCTATTTCCTTTATATCATCGCCACAGTTAGCATTGCGACAGCATGTATTTTAGCGCGTGTTTTTGGGCGTGATGTGGCTTGGAAGGTTGGTTATTTGTGGAGTATGGTAGGAAACTTTCTGCTCAAATTGATTTATGGCATTAAAGTGGTGATTGAGGGGAAAGAAAATATTCCTGATGAGCCATGTGTGATTGTTGCCAATCACCAATCCACATGGGAAACCGCAACATTGCCTGTAGTGTTGCCGCCATTTGCATGGATTTTGAAAAAAGAACTGATGTATATTCCATTTTTTGGCTGGGCATTGTATGCGCTTGATGCCATTCCGATTGTGCGTTCAAACACCCGCGATGCTTTGAGGCAAGTGAATGAAAAAGGCACTGCCCAACTCAAATCTGGGCGTTGTGTGGTGATTTTTCCTGAAGGTACACGCAGACCTGTAGGGCAGCCAGGTACATATAAACCGGGGGCAGTGGTGTTGGCGAAAAAAGCAGGTGTTGCTATTTTGCCCATTGCCCATAATGCGGGTGCGTGTTGGCCTAAAGATTCATGGTTTAAGCACAAGGGAACCATTACTTTGCGTGTGTTGCCGCCGATTTCTGCAGAAGATGTGCAAGAGAAAAAACGCAATGATATTTTGGCGGAATGTGAGACAAGAATTGTGTCTGCATGTAAGGAAATTGGTGGTTAA
- a CDS encoding D-glycero-alpha-D-manno-heptose-1,7-bisphosphate 7-phosphatase, whose protein sequence is MNNIQTVVLDRDGVINFDSPDYILSPEQWLPIPGSLEAIAKLKAAGKQVTVCSNQSALGRGMIKQTTFDDIQAKMIAETEKVGGRFDYIAYCPHGPDDGCVCRKPLPGMLLDTFQVLDIQDKKTVVMVGDSYRDVQAAHAAGIDAILVSSGYGDADKIFEKSKVLMPSIQMFANLGEAVGTLIEEKTL, encoded by the coding sequence ATGAACAATATTCAAACCGTAGTGTTAGACCGCGATGGTGTTATCAATTTTGATTCTCCTGACTACATTTTAAGCCCAGAACAATGGTTGCCGATTCCGGGTAGCCTTGAAGCCATTGCCAAGCTCAAAGCAGCGGGCAAGCAGGTGACTGTTTGTAGCAATCAATCGGCACTTGGACGTGGTATGATAAAGCAAACAACGTTTGATGATATTCAGGCGAAAATGATTGCTGAAACTGAAAAAGTAGGTGGTCGTTTTGACTATATTGCTTATTGTCCGCATGGCCCTGATGATGGCTGTGTGTGCCGTAAACCTTTGCCGGGCATGCTGTTGGATACGTTTCAAGTTTTGGATATTCAAGATAAAAAGACAGTTGTTATGGTCGGTGATTCTTACCGTGATGTACAAGCAGCGCATGCGGCAGGTATTGATGCGATATTGGTGAGTAGTGGTTATGGGGATGCGGATAAAATTTTTGAAAAATCCAAGGTATTGATGCCAAGTATTCAAATGTTTGCCAACTTGGGTGAAGCTGTGGGTACGCTCATTGAGGAGAAAACCCTATGA
- a CDS encoding L-threonylcarbamoyladenylate synthase, protein MMTYQTRLAAKALRQGGLIAHQTSTLAGIAADVSHTKAVRKAQRFKQRKAPFLLLADSISTALQQAVYISPRLRKLAKSAWPGAVTLVFRAKKGLNPVCYQSGYIAIRVDGDKQTCQLAKLCGGLMLSSSFNRKGGAVLPLNLQSRMRYHQYIHTVLANVQQPIGKASTMYKITTRTVVKLR, encoded by the coding sequence ATGATGACATACCAGACCCGCCTTGCGGCGAAAGCTTTAAGGCAAGGTGGGTTGATTGCGCATCAAACATCAACCTTGGCAGGCATTGCGGCAGACGTGAGTCATACAAAGGCTGTGCGCAAGGCACAAAGGTTCAAGCAACGTAAGGCACCATTTTTGTTGCTTGCCGACTCGATAAGTACCGCGCTTCAACAAGCTGTGTATATTTCTCCCCGTTTAAGAAAACTTGCCAAAAGCGCATGGCCGGGGGCTGTGACTTTGGTTTTTCGCGCCAAGAAAGGTTTAAATCCAGTATGTTATCAAAGCGGGTATATTGCGATACGTGTGGATGGTGATAAACAAACATGCCAACTTGCCAAGTTATGTGGTGGTTTGATGCTGTCGAGCAGTTTTAACCGCAAAGGCGGTGCTGTTTTGCCTCTGAATTTACAGTCTCGCATGCGTTATCATCAATATATTCATACCGTATTAGCCAACGTGCAGCAACCCATAGGTAAGGCATCAACAATGTATAAAATCACAACCCGAACAGTGGTGAAACTGCGATAA